From Chryseobacterium shandongense, the proteins below share one genomic window:
- a CDS encoding helix-turn-helix domain-containing protein: MITLGTKLARLRTNKGFTQQEVADSLNVSQPAYHKWETDIARPTTEKLLKICELFDVEINELLEDSLVFNITNNDCKIQNMGNTNSISYNESQELIKGILKNQDAITSLLVTQNKLIEKLIDKK; encoded by the coding sequence ATGATAACATTGGGAACTAAGCTGGCCAGACTTAGGACAAATAAAGGATTTACACAACAGGAAGTTGCTGACTCATTAAACGTATCACAACCGGCTTATCATAAATGGGAGACTGATATAGCAAGACCAACTACGGAAAAGCTTTTAAAGATTTGTGAACTATTCGACGTCGAGATAAACGAACTATTGGAAGATTCTCTAGTATTTAACATTACCAACAACGATTGCAAGATCCAGAATATGGGAAATACTAACTCAATTTCCTACAATGAATCGCAGGAACTTATTAAAGGTATACTGAAAAATCAGGACGCCATCACAAGTTTATTGGTTACGCAAAATAAGTTGATTGAGAAGCTAATTGACAAGAAGTAA
- a CDS encoding T9SS type A sorting domain-containing protein, giving the protein MRRLYVYAFLLCIPGYSYSQEVVWQKDIRSSTQDFLSQVTTTIDQQYLITGSSIHPGSTISQVGGKSQMQAATNQQPNSGYDFHLIKLNQQGEELWEKYFSGQNHDFLSSTVATQDGGFLAIGTSFSGKGIDKKEDSKGGSDFWLIRINEFGDELWQKTIGSSSDEEAKAVIQTTDMGFFVAGNVQNSSKGYGSKDVLIVRLDKNGKELSQLILGGKGLDEVEKMIPTKDGGALLGVYSRSNTGGSKKTENFGEGDYWIIKLNKEGKVEWEKNFGGKGDDHLRTLVLTSTGYLIGGESRSERSGNKTVGIEEGTDLWLISLNEGGEEIWQKSYNFKNRDVLMGMSVIHNPSTDNNQPSTKGILLGGYTQAEGRIESNDETFWMLYLDQNGNEQWRKHVKGESRKREERLSDIKLNRDGSIVLAGTSAEELGKENWKIVKLSDKQIDQLIEKQDIKIYPNPVSEYAYVEIGHDFKEAEIVLYDMGGRQLQSLKTKNKVTKINTQNLVQGAYLVSVKTNDNKTASAKLIKK; this is encoded by the coding sequence ATGAGGCGACTCTATGTATATGCATTTCTATTGTGCATCCCTGGCTATAGCTATAGCCAGGAAGTAGTCTGGCAAAAAGACATCAGATCTTCAACACAGGATTTTCTCTCCCAGGTCACTACTACCATTGACCAGCAATATCTAATAACAGGAAGCAGTATCCACCCAGGAAGTACAATTTCGCAAGTCGGTGGCAAAAGCCAGATGCAAGCAGCAACTAACCAACAGCCAAATAGTGGCTATGATTTCCATCTCATAAAACTTAATCAACAGGGGGAAGAGCTCTGGGAGAAGTATTTCTCGGGACAGAATCACGACTTCCTTTCGTCAACCGTAGCTACTCAGGATGGTGGATTTTTAGCAATTGGCACTTCCTTTTCCGGAAAAGGGATCGATAAAAAAGAAGATTCCAAAGGCGGTTCGGATTTTTGGCTAATCCGAATCAATGAATTCGGGGATGAATTGTGGCAAAAAACCATTGGAAGCAGTTCCGATGAAGAAGCAAAAGCGGTAATCCAGACGACGGATATGGGATTCTTTGTGGCAGGAAATGTACAGAATTCTTCAAAAGGTTATGGATCTAAAGATGTCCTCATTGTACGACTGGATAAAAATGGGAAGGAATTATCCCAACTCATTTTAGGGGGAAAAGGATTGGATGAAGTAGAAAAGATGATTCCCACGAAAGATGGCGGGGCACTGCTTGGTGTTTATTCTAGGAGTAATACAGGTGGATCTAAGAAGACCGAAAATTTCGGGGAGGGCGATTATTGGATCATCAAGCTGAATAAGGAAGGCAAAGTAGAATGGGAAAAGAATTTCGGGGGGAAAGGCGATGACCATTTGAGAACACTGGTATTAACTTCTACAGGCTACCTAATTGGTGGTGAATCAAGATCTGAAAGATCCGGAAATAAAACAGTGGGAATTGAAGAAGGAACGGATCTATGGCTGATTTCACTCAATGAAGGAGGGGAAGAGATCTGGCAAAAGTCCTACAATTTCAAGAACCGGGATGTATTGATGGGAATGAGCGTGATTCACAATCCGTCAACCGACAACAATCAACCATCAACCAAAGGAATTCTATTGGGGGGTTACACGCAGGCAGAAGGAAGGATTGAAAGTAATGATGAAACATTTTGGATGCTGTATCTGGACCAAAATGGTAATGAACAGTGGCGAAAGCATGTAAAAGGAGAATCCAGAAAAAGGGAGGAAAGATTATCTGATATTAAGCTGAACAGGGATGGTTCGATTGTATTGGCCGGAACGAGTGCAGAGGAACTGGGAAAAGAAAACTGGAAGATCGTGAAGCTGAGTGACAAGCAAATTGACCAGCTGATTGAAAAGCAGGATATTAAGATCTACCCGAATCCGGTGAGTGAGTATGCGTATGTGGAGATCGGTCATGACTTTAAGGAGGCGGAAATTGTGTTGTATGACATGGGCGGAAGACAGCTGCAGAGCCTGAAAACCAAGAATAAAGTCACGAAAATCAATACGCAGAATCTGGTGCAGGGAGCGTATCTGGTGAGTGTGAAAACGAATGATAACAAAACAGCAAGTGCTAAACTGATTAAGAAATAA
- a CDS encoding DUF6443 domain-containing protein has product MKKYKKLHTVYNNTGKRKLKSLFSIVAVGFSLFAHAQTTPTASENYIYTKVYLSADGSKKNETVQYFDGLGRAKQVVQVKVTPSGQDLATPVVYDDLGRQVKSILPVPVPTANLGIQNTVSETSANTYYGVSNAYTEQKLEASPMARTLETAHPGTEWAMNTGHTVKTQYLTNTTSDHVKRFATDAVWSNKMLTTSITGISTYGNSQLSKTIVTDENGNTTIEFKNSEGKTILVRKESGSTKQDTYYIYNDLNMLAFVVSPKAVESIAANGNSVSQQVLNDLCYQYIYDNKYRLIEKRLPGKGWEYMVYDQQNRLVATQDAHMKNNPDTPNQWLFTRYDKFGRIVYTGRFTGGTRAQEQANADLKGLNNEGRSTTSFTHNTQEVFYSNSAYPAATFTLYSVNYYDSYPGTTSNNTLPRPETILGQTTLSNSSTVTTNGITSIRNTSTMLTATLVKNLDDDNWSSTHIWYDLIGRPIGNQGKNHLGGYTKTEKQLDFSGAVLLANTYHKRLNTDTEISLKERFIYDNQFRLKQHYHQVNSLTEELLADYTYNELGQLVSKKVGNNLQDIQYTYNTRGWVSKINDPTNLGSKLFGYELKFGSTSNASVAQANYNGNITEVNWKTSADGILKRYSYLYDGYNRLTGAVYQEPETTVPQNGFYNENMSYDSNGNIMGLNRNQKSYSGFAEQIDELIYTYNGNRLISVVDQKTNYSGYPDTSGNTITYDDNGNMIKHLDKGILEIKYNDLNLPSYIKFNDYVTRNGQDIYSNVQYAYRADGVKIKKRFLYFSGKLKQDTFFDTEYIDGFQYSYEITDPLNTNGLKFFATSEGYYDNIKNKYIYHYVDHLGNIRVSFTREGAQAAIVEKNDYYAFGLKHGTTSDASGVNYNYEYNGKEFQQEIGMNDYGARFYMPDIGRWGVVDPLAEMYRRHSPYNYAVNNPMRFIDPDGRSVTTYEGEDAQKAYWYFYFGGSASGFDSFMGGSGSNSASSHGDVFTPKVNSFDYLGGANGGGISIGSVLSPWMQANTSNFSQFNVDPGPKHPFSKFEIGKLAAAGLISAATAKLWLSGIVLEGAGIGAISAGTAASSSFTWGTFATVLTRAIAIGAVLSIKDEAPPQRYYVYGISGSERMAKFGITRQNDPANRPESQIAMLNRKFVDDGPHSWKFLQGPVDRETALIYEKYYVWAYKQNSGEMPYAQRYPYADAITRLIDKFGR; this is encoded by the coding sequence ATGAAAAAGTATAAGAAATTACATACAGTATATAACAATACCGGAAAACGAAAGCTGAAAAGTTTATTTTCCATTGTAGCGGTAGGTTTTTCGTTGTTTGCCCATGCACAGACCACTCCTACAGCTTCTGAAAACTATATCTATACCAAAGTATATTTATCTGCAGATGGGAGTAAGAAGAATGAAACCGTACAGTATTTTGATGGACTGGGAAGAGCAAAACAGGTAGTGCAGGTAAAAGTTACTCCTTCAGGGCAGGATCTTGCCACACCTGTTGTGTATGATGATCTTGGAAGGCAGGTAAAATCGATTCTTCCTGTTCCGGTTCCTACTGCGAATTTGGGCATCCAGAATACCGTTTCAGAAACATCAGCAAATACCTATTACGGAGTATCCAATGCGTATACCGAGCAAAAACTGGAAGCTTCACCGATGGCCAGAACATTAGAGACCGCTCATCCCGGTACGGAATGGGCCATGAACACAGGGCATACCGTCAAAACACAGTATCTTACCAATACGACATCGGACCATGTTAAAAGATTTGCTACGGATGCGGTGTGGAGCAATAAAATGCTAACGACATCCATTACTGGGATCTCTACATATGGCAACAGTCAGTTATCCAAAACCATTGTTACCGATGAGAACGGCAATACAACCATTGAATTCAAAAACTCAGAGGGAAAGACCATATTGGTAAGAAAAGAATCGGGCAGCACTAAGCAAGACACCTATTATATCTATAACGATCTGAACATGCTTGCCTTTGTGGTTTCTCCCAAAGCTGTAGAAAGTATTGCAGCCAATGGCAATTCCGTATCGCAACAGGTATTAAATGACCTTTGCTATCAGTACATTTATGATAACAAATACAGGCTCATCGAGAAAAGGCTTCCGGGAAAAGGATGGGAATATATGGTGTATGACCAGCAGAACCGGCTGGTTGCTACTCAGGATGCCCATATGAAAAATAATCCTGATACTCCTAACCAGTGGCTGTTTACCCGCTATGACAAATTTGGACGGATCGTGTATACAGGCCGTTTCACGGGAGGAACAAGAGCCCAGGAACAGGCAAACGCCGATTTGAAGGGATTGAATAATGAAGGCAGAAGCACTACTTCCTTTACACATAATACACAGGAAGTATTTTACAGCAATTCGGCATATCCTGCAGCAACATTTACGCTGTACAGTGTGAACTATTATGATTCTTATCCGGGAACCACTTCTAATAATACACTCCCAAGACCTGAAACGATCTTAGGCCAGACGACACTTTCCAATTCTTCTACGGTGACCACCAATGGAATCACCAGCATCAGAAACACCAGCACAATGCTTACTGCCACCTTGGTCAAGAATCTGGATGATGATAACTGGTCTTCCACCCACATCTGGTATGATCTTATAGGAAGACCCATCGGAAACCAGGGCAAAAACCATTTGGGAGGGTATACCAAAACAGAAAAACAGCTTGACTTTTCCGGAGCCGTTCTTTTGGCCAACACCTATCATAAAAGATTGAACACGGACACTGAAATTTCGCTGAAGGAAAGGTTCATTTATGATAACCAGTTCCGCCTTAAGCAGCACTATCATCAGGTTAATAGCCTTACGGAAGAATTGCTGGCAGACTACACGTACAATGAGCTTGGACAGCTGGTAAGTAAAAAAGTAGGGAATAATCTGCAGGATATACAGTATACCTACAACACCAGAGGCTGGGTAAGTAAAATAAATGATCCTACTAATTTAGGGAGTAAATTGTTTGGTTATGAGCTGAAGTTCGGTTCTACATCCAATGCGTCCGTAGCACAGGCCAATTATAATGGAAATATTACGGAAGTAAACTGGAAAACGTCTGCAGATGGTATCTTGAAAAGATACAGCTATCTGTATGACGGCTATAACCGACTCACCGGTGCGGTTTACCAGGAACCGGAAACCACTGTCCCGCAGAACGGATTCTATAATGAGAATATGAGCTATGATTCCAACGGAAACATCATGGGACTGAACCGAAACCAGAAGTCATATTCAGGATTTGCAGAACAGATCGATGAGCTTATATATACCTACAACGGAAACAGGCTGATATCGGTAGTTGACCAAAAAACGAACTACAGCGGTTATCCGGATACTTCGGGCAACACCATTACCTATGATGATAATGGAAATATGATTAAGCATTTGGATAAAGGTATTCTTGAGATCAAATATAATGACCTCAACCTGCCTTCCTATATTAAATTTAATGATTATGTGACCAGAAACGGACAGGATATTTACAGTAACGTTCAGTACGCTTACCGGGCGGACGGCGTGAAGATCAAAAAGAGATTCCTTTATTTTTCCGGAAAATTAAAACAGGACACTTTCTTTGATACTGAATATATTGACGGGTTCCAATACAGCTATGAAATCACAGATCCTTTAAATACAAACGGCCTGAAATTCTTTGCCACTTCGGAAGGGTATTATGATAATATAAAAAATAAGTATATTTACCACTATGTTGACCATTTGGGAAATATTCGGGTAAGCTTTACCAGAGAAGGCGCACAGGCGGCAATTGTCGAGAAAAATGATTATTACGCTTTTGGATTAAAACATGGAACTACTTCGGATGCCTCCGGAGTAAATTACAATTACGAGTATAACGGAAAGGAATTCCAGCAGGAGATCGGCATGAATGATTACGGTGCCAGGTTCTATATGCCGGATATCGGAAGATGGGGTGTGGTGGATCCGTTGGCGGAAATGTACAGAAGACATTCACCGTACAATTATGCAGTTAATAATCCGATGCGGTTTATTGATCCTGATGGAAGATCCGTAACAACGTATGAAGGGGAAGACGCACAGAAAGCATATTGGTATTTTTATTTTGGTGGATCAGCATCTGGTTTCGACAGTTTTATGGGTGGCTCAGGAAGCAACAGTGCTTCATCCCATGGAGATGTATTTACCCCTAAAGTAAACTCATTTGATTATTTAGGTGGAGCAAATGGTGGTGGAATTAGTATTGGCAGTGTGCTAAGTCCTTGGATGCAGGCAAATACTTCTAATTTTTCACAATTCAATGTTGATCCAGGTCCAAAACATCCTTTTTCAAAGTTTGAAATCGGTAAGTTGGCCGCTGCTGGTCTTATATCAGCCGCAACAGCAAAATTATGGTTAAGCGGAATTGTGCTGGAAGGAGCCGGAATAGGAGCTATTAGTGCAGGAACTGCCGCATCATCCTCTTTTACTTGGGGAACTTTTGCAACGGTACTTACCAGAGCAATCGCCATAGGGGCCGTGCTATCTATTAAAGATGAAGCGCCGCCACAAAGATATTATGTATATGGAATATCCGGAAGTGAAAGAATGGCTAAATTCGGAATTACTAGACAGAACGATCCAGCAAACCGACCAGAGAGTCAAATTGCGATGTTGAATAGAAAATTTGTTGATGATGGTCCGCACAGTTGGAAGTTTTTGCAGGGGCCAGTGGATAGGGAAACAGCTTTAATTTATGAAAAGTACTACGTCTGGGCATATAAGCAAAATTCTGGAGAGATGCCATACGCTCAGCGATATCCATATGCTGATGCCATTACAAGACTTATTGATAAATTTGGAAGATAA
- a CDS encoding TetR/AcrR family transcriptional regulator: MTRKVTNGPYRNKERTKANLIRAVGKILQKDGFSGLNVSKVADQAKADRKLIYNYFGSLEGLIKVYLDTRDYWKIAEEDVQGLIENSKKDSGKALAYHVLEDQFDSLIGNEEMRRIITWGLSEKATVLKELDLKRENTGDKILRAVFDQHFKNSGINFRAMYGLLMGGVYYLTLHSKMQENPFCGIDIQQPEGQEEIKTALRQLLELIYK; encoded by the coding sequence ATGACAAGAAAAGTTACCAACGGACCTTACCGAAATAAGGAGAGAACTAAAGCCAACCTAATTAGAGCGGTGGGAAAGATCTTGCAAAAAGACGGTTTTTCGGGCCTTAACGTCAGTAAAGTAGCAGACCAAGCGAAGGCCGACCGAAAACTAATTTATAATTATTTTGGAAGCCTTGAAGGGTTAATCAAGGTATACCTTGATACCCGTGATTACTGGAAGATTGCTGAAGAAGATGTTCAAGGCCTTATTGAAAATAGCAAAAAAGATTCGGGCAAAGCGCTTGCTTATCATGTATTGGAGGACCAGTTTGACAGCTTAATCGGGAACGAAGAGATGCGCCGGATTATAACCTGGGGACTTAGCGAGAAAGCCACGGTTTTAAAAGAATTGGATTTGAAACGTGAAAATACGGGTGATAAAATCCTTCGGGCAGTGTTTGATCAACATTTTAAAAATAGCGGGATAAATTTTCGAGCGATGTACGGCTTATTAATGGGTGGCGTATATTATCTGACGCTGCATTCGAAGATGCAGGAAAATCCCTTCTGCGGAATTGATATTCAACAGCCTGAAGGACAGGAAGAGATTAAAACAGCACTTAGACAATTACTTGAACTTATTTATAAGTAA
- a CDS encoding RteC domain-containing protein — protein sequence MKNYFQTVQLKMLEGEQKISFDHSTIIEDSRQMTLVLKDLLEQLKKEVMIRGFKNEAEEIEFFKTMKPTILGKLLFYNKVFRIETARPTKGGALYKHYYEEKLEHLERYYKDAISKSKFYQYYRSGSTHKDCCFFIRGKIDITTGVKGFVFEADPGFSTYYDYKVSKIIECDLLYDYLILRLEEYSGYKSFSGKSFSELLQWVDSKNALIELLYGIYAVKSLGNSELGIKKLGIIFEHIFNIQLGDLHHAFHRMKYRTGDRCLYLTKMKKALERYMDDGFID from the coding sequence ATGAAAAACTACTTTCAAACCGTTCAGCTCAAAATGCTCGAAGGCGAACAAAAAATTAGTTTTGATCACTCTACAATTATTGAGGATTCTCGGCAAATGACACTTGTACTTAAGGATTTGCTGGAACAATTAAAAAAGGAAGTAATGATCAGAGGCTTTAAAAATGAAGCTGAGGAAATTGAATTCTTTAAAACCATGAAGCCCACGATACTTGGAAAGCTTCTTTTTTATAATAAGGTATTTCGTATTGAAACCGCACGGCCCACTAAAGGGGGAGCACTGTATAAACATTACTATGAAGAGAAGTTAGAACATTTAGAAAGATACTATAAGGATGCGATCAGTAAATCCAAGTTTTACCAATATTACCGTTCTGGCAGTACTCATAAGGATTGTTGCTTTTTTATACGCGGGAAGATTGATATTACTACTGGGGTTAAAGGGTTTGTTTTTGAAGCAGATCCAGGTTTTTCGACCTACTACGATTATAAAGTCTCCAAGATTATAGAGTGTGACCTCCTATATGATTATTTAATATTGAGGCTTGAAGAGTATTCAGGTTACAAATCTTTTTCAGGTAAGTCATTCTCTGAGCTTTTACAGTGGGTGGATTCGAAAAACGCTTTAATAGAACTTCTATACGGAATCTATGCCGTTAAAAGCCTGGGCAATTCCGAATTGGGAATAAAAAAATTAGGGATCATCTTTGAACATATATTTAATATTCAGCTCGGCGATCTTCATCACGCTTTTCATCGGATGAAATATAGGACTGGTGATCGGTGCCTATACCTTACAAAAATGAAAAAAGCCTTGGAAAGATATATGGACGACGGATTTATAGATTAA